attattattttatttattttcttcattTTGTAGCATTATATTTTCTCTTGTAGTTGTACAGGAGGGATGTCACTACTTAGATTTGAAGCTATTACCTTATGAAATTGGAGAAAGTTTGAAAACTTATTTTGGTAATTCAACAGGATTGGACTGAATTTTCTACTGGATTCATAGATTGGGCTAGCTATTTAAGCATGACTCATATCAACTCAACACCTCTCAacctaaattttataaaaagaagaaaaagaccttcatcagtcttttttttttttctttttctgttgcaATTCTTTAGGCTCATAGATTGGAATTTAGGCTAGGACTTAGACGACTCTTAGAAGATGCGGCTGGGCAGGCCAATGGACTTGATTCCTGCAGGATATTTTTGTAGAAATATCGAAATAGATTCTTAATATTTGCTTCTTTTTTAGTTAGTCGATTTATAAGTTTTCAGTTGcccaaaagaaaagataaaacttttaaattttcctCCTTCATTAGAAAATCAAAAATCATCTTCATAGCTATTACATTGATATGTAAAGATTAGGATTAAAGGCTTGATTAGGAGAAAAATCCTGGATTATGATTGCTACCATAACTTAATCCAAATCCCAAATGAAGCTGATATTGGAATAAAATCAACATAAAAACTTACCATAACTAAGTTTTGGATGATAAACAAGGTTTTGAACACGCCATTCAGAGCCTATAAAATTTGGAGATGATAGCTGGAGAGAGGTAAAaagttcacaaaaaaaaaaaccttgttTTTAaccttctctcttctaaagcgACGTGGATGAAGCCAccgcccctcttccctctccgaGATGTCGAACGTCGCCACTCTTCTCTACCCTTGCgccaaaaccctagcctctacTAACCAAAGGCTCCCATCTTTCGCTTCCCCGAGGCCGAGAACCCATGCTCCCGGGAGAATTTCCACCTTTCATCGGCTACTCCCTTCCATCCGACACCGTTGGATCACCCTTCGGTGCTCCTCCGACCAAGCCGCGGGGGAACAGTTTGGCACCGAGAATCAAAACGCCCAGGTTCTTCATTCTTCTTTATAATTTTCTTCTTGCTATTTAAGTAACGATTTTGAAAGATTTGGGCGCTTAGTTTAGTGTCTAAGTTTTGGTTCTTTCTGTCCAAATCTAGGATAAATCGAACTCGAGCAATAACTTTTGGACGAAGTGGATGGTAAGCTTTTATgtaaagttctttttttttttcttctcattttccaaagttcagattaaaaaatataattttgaagATGGATATTGAATGCTCTTCCTATTGTTTTAGGTCGTGATTTTCTTGCCATGTACTTTGATATGTATTTATAAGGATTATTcgattttttttagatttagtaGTTCATGCATATGAAAAGGAAAGCAATGCTTTCTTATAACAGTGGATAAAAAGATggacttctttttttcttctgtaaGAATAACCcgtcaattttgatttttttgaatagCTATTTACCATCCATAGTCTTTAATTTTGTACTTATAAAGATGTTTGTAGTATTTTGGATTTACTATTTTATGCATATGATCAGATGTATACAGGAGAAATGAGATCAAGAGTGGCGAAGCTGGGGCTCGCAGCTGTTCTAGCTTATGGTCTCTTTGATGGAGTGACCTACACGACCTTCTTTATTCTTGCCTTTCTTGGTTATGAGAAAAGTACTGGGAAGAACCCAGCAGCCAATCTCCAGGCCCTCTTAGGGGTAGGCTAATTTATTACTCATACTcgttttttattttgaattgtTCTATAACTTGCATTGGTTGTTAATTCACGGATGTAGACTAAATAGATGTGTTGCAAACTTACATCATATGTTACGACATCGATAATTTTGATAATTTATGGTCAAGAAATATGGATGCATTATTGATTGGAGTCCTCAACCTGTCTTCCATATTTAGCTTGGGTGTTGTTTTTCATGTGTTTCGATGCTGAGGCAGCTGTATAACTTTTGAGATGTCTCCTCGTAATATTAACGTTAATCATGCAATATGATTTTCATAATTGCCATTTTATAAGTATGCAGAAGTCACTTCCTTCTGTCATAGTTATCAACTTTCAATTTAGCAACCGCACTCATTAGAAACCCTTCTTGACTTTGATATATTTTAAGATTTCTATAGATGTCTtagaaattttgatttttgaggTGCCACCACATGGGAGCATCTTTTATAATTTTAAGCACATCTATTTAATGATATTTGACCTGGTTTTATCACATGGTTTTTACCTATTTTGCTCCTGTGAGATTACCATATTTGCATGATGACCTGATTGGCTTAATCTACTAGTTTATTCCATTAAAGGCTAGTTATTTCTTAATGACCTAAATGAGTGAATGCTTGTAGGAGCTTTGCTCTATAAATATgcttatctctttggaattttCAATTAAAGATCTTAGCCTTCTTTTCTCTAAAACTCACTAATAATCTCTTCAAGCTGAATTCTGGGTGACTATTGCAGTATTGTTCGGGTTTGAGTTCCACCTATTGCATCCACAATTTATGGAAGGATCAATGTAGCATGAGAGAAAGACGTCAAGCAAATTgtactctttttatttttttggtggttattggggtggggtgggttgggggggggggggggggtggggaatCTTTCTCTGAAAACAGCACCGGGGTGGGGTGGGGAATCTTTCTCTGAAAACAGCACCTTAGGGCCTGCCTCAATCGATAGGTTTTGTCCTCTCTCTATTTACTACTATTCTTGCTAGCCACTTTTTTTTCCTCATTCATCTTTCATTTTATAGCAACATCAAGGGCATCTATTATGTCCTTGGCAACCATTTAGTTTGtaacattattttcataaaactTTTTTAGGGACCTTTCATATGCATTAGCTGAAGTGCTCGATCCATTAGCACTTATGAAAGGCTAATTATGAACACTGTTCATCTATGCAGCACAAATCTTATAATCAAGTTCTTTCTTGAAATgctactttagaaaataagttCACTAAAACTTTCCACTTTTCTAGTGGAATTCTATACTTTTAAAGCTTCATAGCCACTTTAAGAACATTTAaagtataaattttatattattttagtaCTTGTGCTTTGTTGCTTAAGTCCATTAACATGCAGGCCTTGCTTTTTTCCATGTGTCTTATTTCTTCTCTAAAGTTTCTTGTCTTTATAAGAATCTTGTTGTTTTCAAGCTAGTCCTTTGCATAAATATTTGTGCAAGAAATTTTGCCTGCCAGGTTTGACAACCTTGTTTCTTTTGTTCATATATATGACTTCTTTTAAGCACGATCTTTCCAATACATGCATATGGACCTCGACTATTTATTACCTTTAAACACTAAAACATGTAAAATTTACCTACactccaatatgtatcaaagTTTTAGTGAGaaatctgatttgaatgttaaactttatatataatttgatgGGAGTGAAATTGTATGTGAATACAAGTTGAAAATATGGTGTTCTttcattttctaatttttatttagaaGGCTTTATGCTTAAAGAAAGTCCTTATTTAAAATTCTATTTTTAGTGTTAAAAGCGAGGAGTTTGTATGTGGTTGGAGGCATACTGAATACTAAGTGAGAGCTTTGTTCGTATATAACCATTTATGGGGCAGACAGACAAGAAGTATGGTATAAAGGCAGTGCATTTCAGGTTATATAACAGAGTAAACGTATGACTTATAGTGAGGAATGCAAGTTTTATTTTCACCAATGCAATAACATAAATATCTTGTATGCTGCTATTGTCTTAGCAGGTCCAATATAATGTTATCATTTTCTAAATGTAAATACATTTTCTAGTTGATGTTGTATTTCCCATATCCAACTGTTTGGTACTccaaaattatttaatatttccaGATCTTGTAAGATTTATTTTGTCATATCTTGCTTATTCATGATTAGCTATCCTATATAATCTTATTTAATTTACTAAATTACGTCTAATATACAACTTCATCTGATTTGAATCCAACCACATTTGTATGCAATGGATTGTAGAGAGGCGTGATGTCCAAAATTATAACTGATGTCTTCAGCAAATTCCCAAAATTTTCGGCTATTAGATTCATTTATAAGACCTTACAAACTTGTACGGCCCATCTAGAGATAAAACAAGTGATGCCTTCTCCAAATTCACAAAATTTTCCACCGTTGAAGGCATTTATAAACGCTTTTTTCTATGGAAGGCATTTATAAGACTTTACAAACTTATATGTCCCATAAAGAGATAAATTTCAATGTGGGGATATAGTCAACTTTGTTGAATCAATTCAAGGTTGCTAAATGTCAAGAAAATCTGGTTACCTTCCCTCCTGGATGGATTTGATTCAATGAATAAGCACAAGAAGTTGGCATGATATCACAGCTCAAATTATATTGACATTCCCATCATGATTTAAGGTGATTTAGTCactttcacaaaaaaaaggaggttATGTACTTGATGTATTACAAAGCAGATGAGATATAAGAGGGTTTGGCCTTCAAGATCATTGATTCTGCATTGACAAGATTCAGATGTGGGAAATCAACGAGAAATCCCTTTTCCTTTGTTGTGAATACTAGCAAAACAATTTTCAGCATAACATTCACCAAATTGTGACAAGAACCTGTTTTCTTATGCAAAATATTTGATCTTTTTTGTTTCATGGAGCATAGTATAACTATTAGCAAAGAATCTGTAAAACACTCCCTGATCTCTCATTAAGCAAAACCAGTCAATGAGCATGAAGATCTTAATCCGGCTTCAGAGCAATCATtacccttttcttcctttttttccctttatttTAAAAGGAAAGGTGAAAATCCACTTTGTT
Above is a genomic segment from Phoenix dactylifera cultivar Barhee BC4 chromosome 2, palm_55x_up_171113_PBpolish2nd_filt_p, whole genome shotgun sequence containing:
- the LOC103714518 gene encoding uncharacterized protein LOC103714518 isoform X4 yields the protein MSNVATLLYPCAKTLASTNQRLPSFASPRPRTHAPGRISTFHRLLPSIRHRWITLRCSSDQAAGEQFGTENQNAQDKSNSSNNFWTKWMMYTGEMRSRVAKLGLAAVLAYGLFDGVTYTTFFILAFLGYEKSTGKNPAANLQALLGIILNSYGYIGAHIPNFNISLQDL
- the LOC103714518 gene encoding uncharacterized protein LOC103714518 isoform X2, with amino-acid sequence MSNVATLLYPCAKTLASTNQRLPSFASPRPRTHAPGRISTFHRLLPSIRHRWITLRCSSDQAAGEQFGTENQNAQDKSNSSNNFWTKWMMYTGEMRSRVAKLGLAAVLAYGLFDGVTYTTFFILAFLGYEKSTGKNPAANLQALLGDLRWLIMEKILKGKEGKKNLLNLSLRRTSKKSTLR
- the LOC103714518 gene encoding uncharacterized protein LOC103714518 isoform X5, coding for MSNVATLLYPCAKTLASTNQRLPSFASPRPRTHAPGRISTFHRLLPSIRHRWITLRCSSDQAAGEQFGTENQNAQDKSNSSNNFWTKWMMYTGEMRSRVAKLGLAAVLAYGLFDGVTYTTFFILAFLGYEKSTGKNPAANLQALLGICNA
- the LOC103714518 gene encoding uncharacterized protein LOC103714518 isoform X1, whose product is MSNVATLLYPCAKTLASTNQRLPSFASPRPRTHAPGRISTFHRLLPSIRHRWITLRCSSDQAAGEQFGTENQNAQDKSNSSNNFWTKWMMYTGEMRSRVAKLGLAAVLAYGLFDGVTYTTFFILAFLGYEKSTGKNPAANLQALLGIVIIMWTGNNVTRPFRVAGAAALAPVIDKGLKRIQKYFNFPSQIYAFSLVVGIVAATCLMVVGLLILSKWGK
- the LOC103714518 gene encoding uncharacterized protein LOC103714518 isoform X3 produces the protein MSNVATLLYPCAKTLASTNQRLPSFASPRPRTHAPGRISTFHRLLPSIRHRWITLRCSSDQAAGEQFGTENQNAQDKSNSSNNFWTKWMMYTGEMRSRVAKLGLAAVLAYGLFDGVTYTTFFILAFLGYEKSTGKNPAANLQALLGIILNSYGYIGAHIPNFNISLQGKI